One window from the genome of Acidobacteriota bacterium encodes:
- a CDS encoding diversity-generating retroelement protein bAvd family protein has product MKDFRNLEVWQKAHQLTLSAYRATRTFPSDERFGLSGQIRSAASSIPANIAEGCGRRGDAEFHRFLQIAMGSASELEYHLLLSHDLQYLDAKDHKELSDEAVRVKRMLASLIRTVDEGGEKSRSANA; this is encoded by the coding sequence ATGAAGGATTTTAGAAATCTTGAGGTCTGGCAAAAGGCGCATCAACTCACGTTGTCTGCCTATCGCGCGACCAGGACTTTTCCTTCGGACGAGCGGTTCGGCTTGAGCGGTCAAATTCGGAGTGCCGCATCGTCAATTCCAGCCAACATTGCGGAAGGATGCGGTCGGCGAGGCGATGCAGAGTTTCACCGCTTCCTGCAAATAGCCATGGGATCTGCCAGTGAACTTGAATACCACCTGCTTCTTTCACACGACTTGCAATACCTTGATGCAAAAGATCACAAGGAGCTAAGCGATGAGGCTGTGCGCGTGAAACGTATGCTTGCCTCTCTCATTCGCACGGTTGATGAGGGAGGAGAGAAGTCACGCAGCGCAAATGCCTGA